A region of the Micromonospora sediminicola genome:
TCTGCCGGGAGGGCCGGCGGGGCGGGAGGCTCGGGGTGAAGGTCGAACGAGGGAGCGAGCATGAGCGGCAACCAGCGCACCGTGGATCCGTGGCGGGGATTCCGGGACGGACCGTGGCGGGAGACCGTCGACGTGGCCGACTTCGTCCGGCGCAACCACGAGCCCTACACCGGCGACGCGTCGTTCCTCACCGGCCCGACCCCCCGCACCCTCGCGGTGTGGGACCGGCTGCGGGCCCTGTTCCCGGAGGAGCGCCGGCGCGGGGTGTACGACGTGGACGCGGCGACCCCGTCGACCATCACCTCGCACGCGCCCGGCTACGTCGACCGGGAGCGCGAGCTGATCGTCGGGTTGCAGACCGACGCGCCGCTGCGCCGGGCGATCATGCCGGCCGGCGGGCTGCGGATGGTGGAGACCGCGCTGCGGGCGTACGGCCGCGAGCCCGACCCGCGCGTGCACGAGATCTTCACCCGGTACCGCCGCACCCACAACGACGCGGTCTTCGACGCGTACCCGGAGGCGGTGCTGGCCGCCCGGCGCTCGCACGTGATCACTGGGCTGCCCGACGCCTACGGGCGGGGCCGGATCATCGGCGACTACCGCCGGGTGGCGCTGTACGGGGTGGACCGGCTGGTCGAGGAGCGGCGCGCCCACCGGGCCGCGCTGGACGACCGACGCAGCACCGACGACGTGATCCGGGACCGGGAGGAGCTGGCCGAGCAGATCCGCGCGCTCGGCGAGCTGAAGGAGATGGCGGCCTCGTACGGCTTCGACATCTCCCGCCCGGCCGCCACCGGGCAGCAGGCGATCCAGTGGCTCTACTTCGCCTACCTGGCCGCGACCAAGGAGCAGAACGGCGCGGCCATGTCGCTCGGGCGCACCGCCGGCTTCGTCGACGTCTACCTGCGGCGGGACATCGCCGAGGGGCGGCTGGACGAGACCGGCGCGCAGGAGCTGGTCGACGACTTCGTGATCAAGCTGCGGATCATCCGCTTCCTCCGCACCCCCGAGTACGACCAGCTGTTCTCCGGCGACCCGACCTGGGTCACCGAGTCGCTCGGCGGGATGGGCGCGGACGGCCGGCCGCTGGTCACCCGCACCACGTACCGCTACCTCCAGACGCTCTACAACCTCGGTCCGGCCCCCGAGCCGAACCTGACCGTGCTCTGGTCGCCCCGGTTGCCCGACGGGTTCAAGCGCTTCTGCGCCCAGGTGTCGCTGGACACCAGCGCCATCCAGTACGAGAACGACGAGCTGATCCGCCCCGCGTACGACGACGACACCGCGATCGCCTGCTGCGTGTCGGCCATGCGCGTCGGCCGGGACATGCAGTTCTTCGGCGCCCGGGCGAACCTGGCCAAGGCGCTGCTCTACGCGATCAACGGCGGCCGGGACGAGCTGACCGGCGCGCAGGTCGCCCCGCCGACCCCGCCGGTGGGCGGCGAGACGCTCGACCACGACGAGGTGCTCGCCGCGTACGACCGGACGCTGGACTGGCTCGCCGAGACGTACGTGGACGCGTTGAACGTGATCCACCACCAGCACGACCGGTACGCGTACGAGCGGCTGGAGATGGCGCTGCACGACCACCCGGTGCGGCGGTTCATGGCCACCGGCATCGCCGGCCTCTCGGTCGCGGTGGACAGCCTCTCGGCCATCCGGTACGGCCGGGTCAAGGTGCTGCGCGACGCGACCGGGCTGGCCGTCGACTACGCGGTCGAGGGCGAGTTCCCGACGTACGGCAACGACGAGGACCGGGCCGACGAGATCGCCGTGTGGCTGGTCGAGACGTTCGCCGCGAAGCTGCGCCGGCAGCGCACCTACCGGGACGCCGAACTGACCATGTCGGTGCTCACCATCACGTCGAACGTC
Encoded here:
- the pflB gene encoding formate C-acetyltransferase; the protein is MSGNQRTVDPWRGFRDGPWRETVDVADFVRRNHEPYTGDASFLTGPTPRTLAVWDRLRALFPEERRRGVYDVDAATPSTITSHAPGYVDRERELIVGLQTDAPLRRAIMPAGGLRMVETALRAYGREPDPRVHEIFTRYRRTHNDAVFDAYPEAVLAARRSHVITGLPDAYGRGRIIGDYRRVALYGVDRLVEERRAHRAALDDRRSTDDVIRDREELAEQIRALGELKEMAASYGFDISRPAATGQQAIQWLYFAYLAATKEQNGAAMSLGRTAGFVDVYLRRDIAEGRLDETGAQELVDDFVIKLRIIRFLRTPEYDQLFSGDPTWVTESLGGMGADGRPLVTRTTYRYLQTLYNLGPAPEPNLTVLWSPRLPDGFKRFCAQVSLDTSAIQYENDELIRPAYDDDTAIACCVSAMRVGRDMQFFGARANLAKALLYAINGGRDELTGAQVAPPTPPVGGETLDHDEVLAAYDRTLDWLAETYVDALNVIHHQHDRYAYERLEMALHDHPVRRFMATGIAGLSVAVDSLSAIRYGRVKVLRDATGLAVDYAVEGEFPTYGNDEDRADEIAVWLVETFAAKLRRQRTYRDAELTMSVLTITSNVVYGTHTGATPDGRRAGEPFAPGANPMNGRDTHGLVASALSVAKLPYDAARDGISLTGTVTPDGLGHTREERITNLAGVLNGYTDAGGFHLNVNVLDRATLLDAMAHPERYPQLTVRVSGYAVNFVRLTREQQRDVVSRTFHGSL